One window of the Strix uralensis isolate ZFMK-TIS-50842 chromosome 3, bStrUra1, whole genome shotgun sequence genome contains the following:
- the LOC141941783 gene encoding uncharacterized protein LOC141941783: MLKMCSLPGVSGREHQGRPKADPCGFGVRDTEDLRTAVLQLKEILAAYEGVRAASEVVGTETQLLLAPRLSVLGWMFRGSVPSTHHATDATWSKWVALITQRVFIGNPSHPGISEVITNCPEGKDFGMSPEEEENIDGGRLLCGAPHDELQKLLKEKVNRVSSQRRKPSSWPRISLSEKSGQCSTSILTGGKCAVGVVTAVETEQLAAQRQTHLGC, encoded by the exons atgttaaaaatgtgctcccttcctggagtctctggcagagagcaccaggggagacccAAGGCTGACCCCTgtggttttggagtcagggatacagaggatctgaggacCGCTGTACTCCAACTGAaagagatattggcagcatatgaaggggtccgagctgcttcagaagtggttGGTACagaaacacagctcctcctggcaccccgactgtcagtgctgggctggatgttcagagggagtgtcccctctacacaccatgcaactgatgccacgtggagtaagtGGGTCGCACTGATCACACAACGAGTTTTCATAGGAAACCCCAGTCACCCAGGAATATcggaagtgatcacaaattgtccagaaggcaaagattttggaatgtcaccagaggaagag GAAAATATCGatggtggaaggctgctgtgtggagccccacatgacgagttgcagaagctgctgaaggagaaggtgaatcgagtcagttcgcagaggagaaagccatccagctggcctcgAATATCtctgagcgagaaaagtggccagtgctctacctctatactgactggtggcaaatgcgctgtgggggtggttacagcagtggaaacagagcaactggcagcgcagaggcaaacccatctgggctgctga